The nucleotide sequence CTGCTCGACCTGATGCTCGGTCTCCGACGGCCCGACAGTGGAACGGTTTCGCTGTTCGGCGAACCCGCCCACGAGTTCGAGGCCGGGGAGCGAATCGGATACGTCGCACAGGACGCGACGAAGGCAGCACGCGATATGCCGATCACGGTTCGAGAGGTGGTCGAAATGGGACGGTACCCACGGCGGCTCGTCGGCCGATTCTCGACAGCGGACCGGCGAGCGGTCGAGGAGGCGCTGGAACAGGTCGGAATCACAGATCTCGCGTCTCGGCGGGTCGGCCGACTGTCCGGTGGCCAACGCCAACGGGTCTTCATCGCCCGTGCGCTCGCCTCGGAGGCCGACCTGCTCGCACTCGACGAACCGACGGTCGGCGTCGATGCCGAATCCAGAGAGGAGTTCTACAGCCTTATCCACGAATTGAACGCGACTGGACTGACCGTCATCCTGATCGAACACGACATCGGCGTCGTCACCACGCACGCGACGGACATCGCCTGTATCAACCGCCAGTTGTACTTCGACGGTAACCCGGAGGAGTTCGTCGAGACTGATGCACTCTCGCAGGCATACGGAAAGGACCAGCACGTCCTCCAGCACGACCACAGATGATGCACACACTACACCGCCTCGGAGGGAGTATCCCATTCGAGGATGCGATCGCATCCCTCCTCCTCACAGTCAATATTTTCGCCCCCATCGAGTGGTTCCTCGACCACATCTTCGGTGCCGGAATGGACGTGTTGGCCGACCTGCTCGGCACGCCGATGCTCGGGTATCCCTACATGCAGCGGGCCTACCTCGCTGCGGTGTGTATCGCCCTCATCGGCCCGGTCGTCGGAACGTTTCTCGTCCATCGAGAGATGGCGATGATCAGCGACACCCTCGCACACACTGCCTTCGCCGGCGTCGCCGTCGGATTGTTCCTCAATTCGGCCCTCTCGCTCACGCTGTCCCCGCTGTTCACCGCGTTCGTGGTCGCAGTCGTCACGGCGCTACTCGTGGAGTTACTCGTCGAACACGCCGGGGCGTACAGCGACACCTCGCTGGCGATCGTCCTGACGGGCGGGTTCGCCGTCGGCAGTATTCTCATCACTGCAACCGACGGTGGCATTGCGGTCGGCATCGACGCCTACCTCTTCGGCAGTCTGGCGACCGTCTCGACGGAGAACGTCGGGATCCTCGTGTTGATGAGCGTCCTCGTCGGCAGCCTCGTCACGCTGGTGTATCGGCCACTCCTGTACGTCACGTTCGACGCGACGGCCGCCCGCGCGGCGCGACTGAACGTCCGCCTGTACAAACGCCTCATGGTCGTGCTCACGGCGCTGGTCGTCGTCAGCGCGATGCAGATCATGGGCGTCATTCTGGTCGCTGCGATGCTTGTCGTTCCGGTCGCTGCCGCGGCGCAGGTCGCCGGGAGTTTCAAGCAGTCCATCTTGCTGGCGATCCTCGCTGCTGAGTTCGCGGCGATAGCCGGTGTAACACTATCGTACGTCTATGGAATTGCGGCCGGTGGCTCGATTGTCGTCGCGGCGATTGCTGTGTACGCCGTCGCCCTCGGCTTCCAGGGGCTGGCACATCGTCTCCCAACCGTTCGACGGCACCGAAGCCAACGGCCCGGACAGACCCGAGACGGACTCGAAGCCGACGGAGGCGAGAGAGAGTGACCGTCGACGGACTGGACACCGATACCACGTTGAGCGGGCCACAGTCCTACGAGTACGTGATCATCGGTGGCGGTATTCACGGAACCTGCCTGGCGAACTATCTCCTCGCCGAGGGAGCGTACAGACACCAGGACCTCCGTCTCGTCGACCCTCGCGACCAGTTACTCGCGTCGTTCGAGACGAAGGCTCGTCAGTGCGGGATGCGAACGCTCCGGTCGACGTTCGTCCACCACATCGGCACGGAGCCGTTCTCGCTTGAATCGTTCGCGGAGGGGGCAGGTCGGGAGGCCGAACTCGTCTCGACGGAGAACTATCCGAATCGACCGACGCTGGAACTCTTTCTCGACCACGCTCGAGACGTCATCGACCGGCATGGTATCGACGAGTGTCACCTGCAGTCGAGGGTGACGGGAGTTACCAGGACTGGGGCAGGTGACCGACTCGAGGTACAGACGGATGCTGGGTCACTCGAAGCTCGCCACGTCGTGTTAGCCATCGGACTCGGTGGCTCGCGAACGCTCCCCACGTGGGGGACGTCACTCCCCGATGACGCCCCGCTCGTTCACGTCTGGGACGACGAGTTCGACCCGACGACAGCAGCGGAATTTTCGGGTCCGACGTACGTCGTTGGGGGCGGTATCACCGCTGGGCAACTTGCCTGCTGCCTCTCGGAACACACGGACGTGACACTCTGTTCGCGTCACGACCTCGATATCGAACTGACCGAAGCCGACCCGTACTGGATCAACTGGCGACACATCGAACAGGAGATCCACACACTCCCGTCGGGGTCGAAGGCCCGCCTTGACCGGATTCGGGCCGCCCGCAACGACGCGACGATCCCACCGTACGTCGAGCGTCGACTGGACGAGGCGCGTGACTGTGACGACCTCGAAATCCGACGCGGCGAGATCGCGTCCGCAGACGCGACAGACGAGGGATTACTGGTGCGGTTCGACGACGGTACGACCGCAACGAATGCGCAGGTCGTCCTCGCGACCGGACTCGATCCGGTCCCAGAGCACCCACTAGTCGGATCCGTCGCCGAGTCGTTGTCACTCGAACGCGGGGCCGGCGGCTTTCCCGTCCTCGACGACCGGACGCTCGCGTGGCGAGGGACCGATGGCAGCCGTTCTGCGGTGTACGTTTCGGGAGCGCTCGCAGAACCCAGCGTCGGTCCCTTCGCCCGGAACATCGTCGGCGCTCGTCGAGTCGCAGAACGGCTCCTCGCGTCACGACACAGGGCCGGTTCAGAAAGAGCACCGTCGGCTCCCAGAGGGAGGTCTTGAGATGCCGTCGGAC is from Haloplanus salinarum and encodes:
- a CDS encoding metal ABC transporter ATP-binding protein; translation: MTTATTERERSGDPLISVDDVTFGYGEVPVLESVSIDVEPGSFLGLVGPNGSGKSTLLDLMLGLRRPDSGTVSLFGEPAHEFEAGERIGYVAQDATKAARDMPITVREVVEMGRYPRRLVGRFSTADRRAVEEALEQVGITDLASRRVGRLSGGQRQRVFIARALASEADLLALDEPTVGVDAESREEFYSLIHELNATGLTVILIEHDIGVVTTHATDIACINRQLYFDGNPEEFVETDALSQAYGKDQHVLQHDHR
- a CDS encoding metal ABC transporter permease — translated: MMHTLHRLGGSIPFEDAIASLLLTVNIFAPIEWFLDHIFGAGMDVLADLLGTPMLGYPYMQRAYLAAVCIALIGPVVGTFLVHREMAMISDTLAHTAFAGVAVGLFLNSALSLTLSPLFTAFVVAVVTALLVELLVEHAGAYSDTSLAIVLTGGFAVGSILITATDGGIAVGIDAYLFGSLATVSTENVGILVLMSVLVGSLVTLVYRPLLYVTFDATAARAARLNVRLYKRLMVVLTALVVVSAMQIMGVILVAAMLVVPVAAAAQVAGSFKQSILLAILAAEFAAIAGVTLSYVYGIAAGGSIVVAAIAVYAVALGFQGLAHRLPTVRRHRSQRPGQTRDGLEADGGERE
- a CDS encoding FAD/NAD(P)-binding protein; this encodes MTVDGLDTDTTLSGPQSYEYVIIGGGIHGTCLANYLLAEGAYRHQDLRLVDPRDQLLASFETKARQCGMRTLRSTFVHHIGTEPFSLESFAEGAGREAELVSTENYPNRPTLELFLDHARDVIDRHGIDECHLQSRVTGVTRTGAGDRLEVQTDAGSLEARHVVLAIGLGGSRTLPTWGTSLPDDAPLVHVWDDEFDPTTAAEFSGPTYVVGGGITAGQLACCLSEHTDVTLCSRHDLDIELTEADPYWINWRHIEQEIHTLPSGSKARLDRIRAARNDATIPPYVERRLDEARDCDDLEIRRGEIASADATDEGLLVRFDDGTTATNAQVVLATGLDPVPEHPLVGSVAESLSLERGAGGFPVLDDRTLAWRGTDGSRSAVYVSGALAEPSVGPFARNIVGARRVAERLLASRHRAGSERAPSAPRGRS